A portion of the Oncorhynchus gorbuscha isolate QuinsamMale2020 ecotype Even-year linkage group LG07, OgorEven_v1.0, whole genome shotgun sequence genome contains these proteins:
- the LOC124039280 gene encoding tubulin-specific chaperone C-like, which produces MDVESSICQGNEDSSPSESGIKIPDRMLKREQDRLEDVERKKEAKNSQSVTEEKSGFFTATFSSERATIEELLEGCSGATDRALATQTLEKVTTKTQFLQKFLNDSMVFLPQYELRQAQAALQKLQNSLAEKRDEILPKKKFAFRSRAANTPKVDPPAPPVTPKDSGRTKVDGAISPPEQCGFSHFEAQVLTKSGAEIKQQDVLLTHLTNCKVRLLGSPSTIHIKHVQNCEIFSGPVSSSVFVDHCTGSTLSFPCQQLRTHHTTDTQVYLHVTSRAIIEDCQGVRFAPFAWSYLGLDQDFKVSGLDRERNNWNQVDDFNWLALGTQSPNWSVIPETERRTEWDS; this is translated from the exons ATGGACGTGGAGAGCAGTATTTGTCAGGGAAACGAGGATTCTAGTCCCAGTGAGTCCGGCATTAAGATCCCGGACAGGATGCTTAAACGAGAACAGGATAGGCTTGAGGacgtggagagaaagaaagaagcgAAAAATAGCCAGTCTGTCACGGAGGAGAAGAGTGGGTTCTTCACCGCGACGTTCAGTAGTGAAAGGGCAACAATCGAGGAGTTACTGGAGGGCTGCTCGGGGGCTACTGACCGCGCCCTGGCCACTCAAACCTTGGAGAAAGTGACTACTAAAACACAGTTCCTCCAGAAGTTTCTAAACGATAGCATGGTGTTTTTACCGCAGTacgagctgagacaggcccaggCGGCGCTCCAGAAACTACAGAACTCTCTGGCTGAGAAGAGAGACGAGATTCTCCCCAAGAAGAAGTTCGCCTTTAGGTCGCGCGCAGCAAATACACCCAAAGTAGACCCACCAGCTCCACCTGTAACACCTAAGGATTCTGGCCGAACTAAAGTGGACGGAGCCATAAGCCCCCCAGAGCAGTGTGGCTTCTCCCACTTTGAGGCCCAG GTGCTGACCAAGTCCGGGGCGGAGATTAAACAACAGGATGTTCTACTGACCCACCTGACCAACTGCAAGGTCAGACTCCTGGGCTCCCCCAGCACCATCCACATCAAACACGTCCAGAACTGTGAAATCTTCTCTGGGCCAGTGTCCAGCTCTGTGTTTGTGGACCACTGCACCGGCAGCACCCTCTCCTTCCCATGCCAGCAACTACGGACGCACCACACCACCGACACACAGGTCTATCTGCATGTCACCAGCCGCGCCATCATAGAGGACTGCCAAGGGGTGCGCTTTGCCCCCTTTGCCTGGTCCTACCTGGGTCTGGACCAGGACTTCAAGGTGTCTGGTCTGGACCGGGAGAGGAACAACTGGAACCAGGTGGATGATTTTAACTGGCTGGCCTTAGGTACCCAATCTCCTAACTGGTCTGTCATTCCAGAAACTGAGAGAAGAACAGAGTGGGACTCCTAG
- the LOC124040075 gene encoding BRD4-interacting chromatin-remodeling complex-associated protein-like isoform X1 — MIPCSLSESCVMDDEDDRRLLDIIGDVQALNDYLHGSTNKSIEEDDVTNAAYGSAGTFFTSNTAGSNSGLKDEEFEDSAGVGLQLSSSLSFIEDELGGEASPGGMDLGGGEDQPFDILQKSLMEADITEQTLEQEAMLDSQPPPPPLPSAPSPFPPQLVSGGYGSGVTTSTAAFPSGQFLQGVSQLPNGQAGGHIQVLGSFGGGGVQQILLRQGGGVGGAVGGVAAGGQVFATPSPVGQVNQVGLPFKNIPLQNIIIQRGPGGAQALVRPIQPKPLQAGAQTVYSLGLQTTTTTMVNTAAQGHYTANGSILVHSPLGQQNQGQQGQANLPPGQYLVHHNGPSDPSQSTLLANQNTVQLVAGQNFTATAGGQLIQVGGSQVGVGGAMTQTWQNFPGTNPAPVQAASNQGRLTLVGTATGVRGQVSGSPVQRLVLSQTQNSSSLSPLSLSGTGTASQEQEYSQDKQAQTQLVNLLGNKAVKTMTYISQDAPLNTQVSAQKRPAPQQLTRGGMMLQQLRMDHSGVLSPDIARFTSLDDALHRLLPYHVFHGAPPNREEFSQVDDEFESTATQVLKRTQVMINKYRRLLMVEAERSSPSSEMVMIDRTFNQEERQNLTQDKRMILVDPDGFLEDFCCGVKTSPLSLPCLPLDPLSTPSSSHGGIQTGRGVTTDPPYRTDPQSGYGDPGGGGRGGIDSFKSIMDQRRTQHSNYGNKAASSNHSNYHHGNVAATATVAMSTEPVQTQFLSHLSSSHPQAPLPLPSTLPDTDSVLEAAVNSILEC, encoded by the exons ATGATTCCATGCTCGCTGTCAGAAAGCT GTGTCATGGATGATGAGGACGATCGCCGTCTTCTGGATATTATAGG gGATGTGCAGGCGTTGAATGACTACCTCCACGGCTCCACCAACAAGTCT ATTGAGGAGGATGACGTGACGAACGCAGCTTACGGCTCTGCCGGAACCTTCTTCACCAGTAACACT gcTGGCTCTAACTCCGGCCTCAAAGATGAAGAGTTTGAGGATTCAGCAGGGGTGGGCCTCCAGCTTTCCAGTAGCCTATCGTTCATTGAGGATGAGCTGGGGGGAGAAGCTTCTCCAGGAGGAATGGATCTTGGCGGAGGAGAGGACCAGCCCTTTGACATCCTGCAGAAGTCTCTCATGGAGGCAGACATCACTGAACAGACTCTGGAACAGGAGGCCATGCTAGACTcacaaccacctccacctcctctcccctcggccccctccccattcccccccCAGCTGGTCTCGGGGGGGTACGGCAGCGGGGTCACCACATCGACTGCAGCTTTTCCCAGTGGTCAGTTCCTCCAGGGCGTGTCCCAGCTGCCTAATGGCCAGGCAGGGGGGCACATCCAGGTGTTGGGGTCCTTTGGCGGGGGAGGGGTCCAGCAGATCCTCCTCCGGCAGGGTGGTGGGGTAGGAGGGGCGGTGGGGGGAGTAGCTGCAGGGGGGCAGGTGTTTGCCACTCCCTCCCCAGTGGGCCAGGTGAACCAGGTAGGCTTGCCCTTTAAGAACATCCCCCTGCAGAATATCATCATCCAGAGAGGACCTGGGGGCGCCCAGGCCCTGGTCAGACCTATCCAGCCCAAACCCCTTCAAGCTGGGGCTCAGACAGTCTATAGCCTGGGACTCCagaccacaaccaccaccatggTTAACACCGCGGCCCAGGGACACTACACAGCTAACGGCTCCATCCTGGTCCACTCTCCCTTGGGGCAGCAGAACCAGGGACAGCAAGGCCAGGCCAACCTGCCCCCAGGGCAGTACCTGGTCCACCACAATGGCCCCTCAGACCCATCCCAATCAACCCTGCTAGCCAATCAGAACACAGTACAGCTCGTCGCCGGGCAGAACTTCACGGCGACGGCGGGAGGTCAGCTGATCCAGGTGGGAGGCAGCCAGGTGGGAGTAGGAGGAGCCATGACCCAAACATGGCAGAATTTTCCTGGTACGAACCCTGCCCCAGTACAGGCGGCATCAAACCAGGGGCGTCTGACGCTGGTTGGAACGGCGACTGGGGTTCGAGGGCAGGTGTCGGGCAGCCCAGTGCAGCGCCTCGTACTGTCTCAGACTCAGAACAGCAGCTCCCTctcccccctgtccctctctggtactggtactgcctCACAGGAACAGGAGTACTCACAG GACAAGCAGGCTCAGACACAGCTCGTCAACCTCCTTGGAAACAaag CTGTGAAAACAATGACCTACATCAGCCAAGATGCCCCGCTAAACACGCAG GTCAGTGCTCAGAAGAGGCCGGCCCCTCAGCAGCTCACCAGAGGAGGAAT GATGCTACAGCAGTTGAGGATGGATCATTCGGGGGTTCTGTCACCTGACATCGCCCGCTTTACCTCATTGGATGACGCACTGCACAGACTCCTCCCCTACCACGTGTTCCATGGAGCTCCGCCCAACAGGGAAGAGTTTTCCCaag TGGATGATGAGTTTGAGTCGACGGCGACTCAGGTGTTGAAGAGGACCCAGGTCATGATCAACAAATACAGACGACTGCTGATGGTGGAGGCTGAG CGCTCCAGTCCCTCCTCAGAGATGGTGATGATTGACAGGACCTTCAACCAAGAGGAGCGCCAGAACCTGACACAAGACAAACGTATGATACTGGTGGACccag atGGCTTCTTGGAAGATTTCTGCTGTGGGGTGAagacatctcccctctctctaccctgcctccccttggaccctctctccaccccctcgtCCAGCCACGGCGGTATACAGACGGGGAGGGGGGTGACCACAGACCCCCCTTACAGGACAGACCCCCAGTCAGGCTATGGAGACccggggggaggagggagaggaggaatagactCTTTTAAGAGTATCATGGACCAGAGGAGGACTCAACATAGCAACTATGGAAACAAAGCTGCCTCTAGCAACCACAGCAACTATCACCATGGCAATGTGGCTGCTACTGCCACAGTCGCGATGTCGACAGAGCCGGTACAGACTCAGTTCCTGTCTcacctgtcctcctctcacccccaGGCCCCCCTGCCCCTCCCTTCCACCCTGCCCGACACAGACTCGGTTCTAGAGGCAGCTGTGAACAGCATTCTAGAATGTTAG
- the LOC124040075 gene encoding BRD4-interacting chromatin-remodeling complex-associated protein-like isoform X2: protein MDDEDDRRLLDIIGDVQALNDYLHGSTNKSIEEDDVTNAAYGSAGTFFTSNTAGSNSGLKDEEFEDSAGVGLQLSSSLSFIEDELGGEASPGGMDLGGGEDQPFDILQKSLMEADITEQTLEQEAMLDSQPPPPPLPSAPSPFPPQLVSGGYGSGVTTSTAAFPSGQFLQGVSQLPNGQAGGHIQVLGSFGGGGVQQILLRQGGGVGGAVGGVAAGGQVFATPSPVGQVNQVGLPFKNIPLQNIIIQRGPGGAQALVRPIQPKPLQAGAQTVYSLGLQTTTTTMVNTAAQGHYTANGSILVHSPLGQQNQGQQGQANLPPGQYLVHHNGPSDPSQSTLLANQNTVQLVAGQNFTATAGGQLIQVGGSQVGVGGAMTQTWQNFPGTNPAPVQAASNQGRLTLVGTATGVRGQVSGSPVQRLVLSQTQNSSSLSPLSLSGTGTASQEQEYSQDKQAQTQLVNLLGNKAVKTMTYISQDAPLNTQVSAQKRPAPQQLTRGGMMLQQLRMDHSGVLSPDIARFTSLDDALHRLLPYHVFHGAPPNREEFSQVDDEFESTATQVLKRTQVMINKYRRLLMVEAERSSPSSEMVMIDRTFNQEERQNLTQDKRMILVDPDGFLEDFCCGVKTSPLSLPCLPLDPLSTPSSSHGGIQTGRGVTTDPPYRTDPQSGYGDPGGGGRGGIDSFKSIMDQRRTQHSNYGNKAASSNHSNYHHGNVAATATVAMSTEPVQTQFLSHLSSSHPQAPLPLPSTLPDTDSVLEAAVNSILEC from the exons ATGGATGATGAGGACGATCGCCGTCTTCTGGATATTATAGG gGATGTGCAGGCGTTGAATGACTACCTCCACGGCTCCACCAACAAGTCT ATTGAGGAGGATGACGTGACGAACGCAGCTTACGGCTCTGCCGGAACCTTCTTCACCAGTAACACT gcTGGCTCTAACTCCGGCCTCAAAGATGAAGAGTTTGAGGATTCAGCAGGGGTGGGCCTCCAGCTTTCCAGTAGCCTATCGTTCATTGAGGATGAGCTGGGGGGAGAAGCTTCTCCAGGAGGAATGGATCTTGGCGGAGGAGAGGACCAGCCCTTTGACATCCTGCAGAAGTCTCTCATGGAGGCAGACATCACTGAACAGACTCTGGAACAGGAGGCCATGCTAGACTcacaaccacctccacctcctctcccctcggccccctccccattcccccccCAGCTGGTCTCGGGGGGGTACGGCAGCGGGGTCACCACATCGACTGCAGCTTTTCCCAGTGGTCAGTTCCTCCAGGGCGTGTCCCAGCTGCCTAATGGCCAGGCAGGGGGGCACATCCAGGTGTTGGGGTCCTTTGGCGGGGGAGGGGTCCAGCAGATCCTCCTCCGGCAGGGTGGTGGGGTAGGAGGGGCGGTGGGGGGAGTAGCTGCAGGGGGGCAGGTGTTTGCCACTCCCTCCCCAGTGGGCCAGGTGAACCAGGTAGGCTTGCCCTTTAAGAACATCCCCCTGCAGAATATCATCATCCAGAGAGGACCTGGGGGCGCCCAGGCCCTGGTCAGACCTATCCAGCCCAAACCCCTTCAAGCTGGGGCTCAGACAGTCTATAGCCTGGGACTCCagaccacaaccaccaccatggTTAACACCGCGGCCCAGGGACACTACACAGCTAACGGCTCCATCCTGGTCCACTCTCCCTTGGGGCAGCAGAACCAGGGACAGCAAGGCCAGGCCAACCTGCCCCCAGGGCAGTACCTGGTCCACCACAATGGCCCCTCAGACCCATCCCAATCAACCCTGCTAGCCAATCAGAACACAGTACAGCTCGTCGCCGGGCAGAACTTCACGGCGACGGCGGGAGGTCAGCTGATCCAGGTGGGAGGCAGCCAGGTGGGAGTAGGAGGAGCCATGACCCAAACATGGCAGAATTTTCCTGGTACGAACCCTGCCCCAGTACAGGCGGCATCAAACCAGGGGCGTCTGACGCTGGTTGGAACGGCGACTGGGGTTCGAGGGCAGGTGTCGGGCAGCCCAGTGCAGCGCCTCGTACTGTCTCAGACTCAGAACAGCAGCTCCCTctcccccctgtccctctctggtactggtactgcctCACAGGAACAGGAGTACTCACAG GACAAGCAGGCTCAGACACAGCTCGTCAACCTCCTTGGAAACAaag CTGTGAAAACAATGACCTACATCAGCCAAGATGCCCCGCTAAACACGCAG GTCAGTGCTCAGAAGAGGCCGGCCCCTCAGCAGCTCACCAGAGGAGGAAT GATGCTACAGCAGTTGAGGATGGATCATTCGGGGGTTCTGTCACCTGACATCGCCCGCTTTACCTCATTGGATGACGCACTGCACAGACTCCTCCCCTACCACGTGTTCCATGGAGCTCCGCCCAACAGGGAAGAGTTTTCCCaag TGGATGATGAGTTTGAGTCGACGGCGACTCAGGTGTTGAAGAGGACCCAGGTCATGATCAACAAATACAGACGACTGCTGATGGTGGAGGCTGAG CGCTCCAGTCCCTCCTCAGAGATGGTGATGATTGACAGGACCTTCAACCAAGAGGAGCGCCAGAACCTGACACAAGACAAACGTATGATACTGGTGGACccag atGGCTTCTTGGAAGATTTCTGCTGTGGGGTGAagacatctcccctctctctaccctgcctccccttggaccctctctccaccccctcgtCCAGCCACGGCGGTATACAGACGGGGAGGGGGGTGACCACAGACCCCCCTTACAGGACAGACCCCCAGTCAGGCTATGGAGACccggggggaggagggagaggaggaatagactCTTTTAAGAGTATCATGGACCAGAGGAGGACTCAACATAGCAACTATGGAAACAAAGCTGCCTCTAGCAACCACAGCAACTATCACCATGGCAATGTGGCTGCTACTGCCACAGTCGCGATGTCGACAGAGCCGGTACAGACTCAGTTCCTGTCTcacctgtcctcctctcacccccaGGCCCCCCTGCCCCTCCCTTCCACCCTGCCCGACACAGACTCGGTTCTAGAGGCAGCTGTGAACAGCATTCTAGAATGTTAG